From Calonectris borealis chromosome 7, bCalBor7.hap1.2, whole genome shotgun sequence, one genomic window encodes:
- the EEF1AKMT2 gene encoding EEF1A lysine methyltransferase 2, protein MAVAGERPGRPAGPGPGRGEEPFSPSVLGTREHWDAAYERELQTFQDIGDAGEIWFGEESMVRIIRWLEKQKVPLDSSVLDIGTGNGVLLIELAKSGYMNLTGIDYSPSAIQLSEKVREKEGMSNIKLKVEDFLAPSAELSGFEICIDKGTFDAISLNPDNAVGKRKQYVRSLCSVLKPEGLFLITSCNWTKEELLNEFREGFEILEELPTPKFCFGGRIGNSVTALVFQRKKVRPSILDKLD, encoded by the exons ATGGCGGTGGCGGGGGAGCGGCCCgggcgccccgcggggccgggcccggggcgcggggaggaGCCATTCAGCCCCTCGGTGCTGGGCACCAGAGAGCA CTGGGATGCTGCGTATGAAAGAGAACTGCAAACTTTTCAGGACATTGGAGATGCTGGTGAAATTTG GTTTGGAGAAGAAAGCATGGTTCGCATAATCAGATGGTTGGAAAAACAAAAGGTTCCCCTTGACAGCTCTGTACTTGACATTGGAACTGGAAACGGTGTTTTACTGATTGAATTG GCAAAGTCTGGCTACATGAATCTTACTGGGATTGATTACTCTCCTTCTGCAATACAACTTTCagaaaaagtgagagagaaagaagggatgTCTAACATTAAATTAAAG GTAGAAGACTTCCTGGCTCCATCAGCTGAGCTGTCAGGATTTGAGATTTGTATTGACAAGGGGACTTTTGATGCCATAAGCCTTAATCCTGATAACGCGGTGGGAAAGAGGAAGCAGTACGTGAGATCTCTCTGCAGTGTATTGAAACCAGAGGGCCTTTTCCTCATAACCTCTTGCAACTGGACCAAGGAGGAGCTGTTGAACGAGTTCAGAGAAG GATTTGAAATTCTGGAGGAGCTGCCAACACCCAAGTTTTGCTTTGGAGGAAGAATTGGAAACAGTGTAACAGCATtggttttccaaaggaaaaaagtgaggCCATCCATCTTGGACAAATTAGATTAG